From the Maioricimonas rarisocia genome, one window contains:
- a CDS encoding ATP-binding protein, giving the protein MDKNSTNASHIVISVRGIRDFGLWQERLGTLLRERDPNLEYVAYDTGWFDVISFCVPYARNLVVKRFREWLVDNTEPDQEIDLVAHSFGTLIATNAVKTLPTESTLRVRVLILSGSVLPTSFRWGSLLKNRIGRVINECGIRDRPLVASQFFVFGTGMAGKVGFPGGSTERFRNRYHDFGHGGYFQGEFMQNHWVDLLADENATVPEIDQRPKHPGWSQRLWYTILNFASPAKLAAYTSVPLLIIALFTSLYLQKKNSELSEKLIQQQLSTSRQAVRFSQLAEATRLSFRRRDSGSVLSALLSTLANEKFDSSIQHALVVQNKLRLVDPHRQGPQKFRAALATLGNSLDELASELDNDAIYWHVKGLMHCQFIYEDGNRDEQMELFQTAFANAATRYERLSNKTSNSLPYLLAMLDYGSCLWSIDERGQAATVLTRALRRAGETSESTAPVPVWVLSELHAALAEVRRHCDHEEAVDHIQQAIRLIESDEELTGLLAIYRLRLAWFKMDRWDDSAALPQFNAAATLLSGIARDDLSFLNEWLHARHGRILADYYATRDADQAVNAFDDLIATMQHVHDAAFSTHHPELRLLSDRRLEELRGRIFNAYERRADVQLDIGDREATRLAADSYLRAAQYAANVGGDAEKLNRWSKRQARMLYRAAAAHAAVEDLDQAREALAQADNVACDLWSPTERNRFGLNRELSTRLLQLMEADHRTSVADKAVAWTLDAIAGYSDQRPRRDDVEFTLFCGTKFVQYASPERRADLLNSLDQTLLADLNLTWSKPQATARPTPEFQQQTTEPIHSKWRYRSVPRTTRVGN; this is encoded by the coding sequence ATGGACAAAAACTCAACGAACGCGTCGCACATCGTGATCTCTGTTCGGGGAATTCGTGACTTTGGGCTCTGGCAGGAGCGACTCGGGACTCTCCTCAGGGAGCGGGATCCGAACCTCGAGTATGTCGCGTACGACACTGGATGGTTCGACGTCATCTCGTTCTGCGTTCCGTATGCACGCAATCTGGTCGTCAAACGATTCCGCGAGTGGCTGGTCGATAACACCGAGCCCGACCAGGAGATCGATCTTGTCGCGCACAGCTTCGGAACACTCATCGCGACAAACGCCGTCAAAACGCTTCCCACCGAATCCACACTGCGGGTCCGGGTCCTGATCCTCTCCGGAAGCGTCTTGCCAACCAGCTTTCGCTGGGGCTCACTGTTGAAGAACCGGATCGGCCGCGTGATCAATGAGTGCGGCATTCGTGACCGGCCGCTCGTTGCAAGCCAGTTCTTTGTGTTCGGCACGGGGATGGCGGGCAAGGTGGGGTTTCCGGGAGGAAGTACCGAGCGATTTCGGAACCGCTATCACGACTTTGGCCACGGCGGCTACTTTCAGGGAGAGTTCATGCAGAACCACTGGGTCGATCTCCTGGCGGACGAGAACGCGACCGTCCCCGAGATTGACCAACGTCCCAAGCATCCAGGCTGGTCACAGCGACTCTGGTACACGATCCTGAACTTTGCCTCTCCTGCCAAACTGGCCGCCTATACGTCGGTCCCACTGTTGATCATTGCGCTGTTCACCTCGCTTTACCTGCAGAAGAAGAACTCTGAATTGAGTGAGAAACTGATCCAGCAGCAACTGTCGACGTCTCGGCAGGCTGTCCGCTTCTCACAACTGGCTGAAGCGACGCGGCTCTCATTTCGCCGACGGGATTCCGGTTCCGTCCTCAGCGCACTGCTGAGCACACTCGCCAACGAGAAGTTCGATTCCTCGATCCAGCATGCCCTGGTGGTGCAGAACAAGCTGCGTCTGGTAGATCCACATCGCCAGGGCCCGCAGAAGTTCAGGGCGGCTCTGGCCACTCTGGGGAACAGTCTCGATGAGCTCGCGTCGGAACTCGACAACGACGCAATCTACTGGCACGTCAAGGGGCTGATGCACTGCCAGTTCATTTACGAAGATGGAAATCGGGATGAGCAGATGGAGCTGTTTCAGACTGCTTTCGCGAATGCCGCCACGCGCTATGAACGCCTCAGCAACAAAACCTCCAACTCGTTGCCATACCTGCTGGCCATGCTCGACTACGGTTCGTGCCTGTGGTCGATCGATGAACGTGGCCAGGCAGCGACCGTGCTCACGCGGGCGCTGCGGCGGGCCGGCGAGACCTCCGAATCCACCGCGCCGGTGCCCGTCTGGGTCCTCAGCGAGCTGCACGCGGCACTGGCCGAGGTGCGACGGCATTGCGACCACGAAGAAGCCGTCGATCACATTCAGCAGGCCATCCGACTCATCGAGTCTGACGAAGAACTGACCGGGCTTCTGGCGATCTATCGGCTGCGACTCGCCTGGTTCAAGATGGATCGCTGGGATGACTCCGCCGCACTTCCTCAATTCAATGCTGCGGCTACGCTTCTGAGCGGAATCGCCCGCGACGACTTGAGCTTTCTGAACGAATGGCTCCATGCACGTCACGGCCGGATCCTCGCCGACTACTACGCAACACGCGATGCCGATCAGGCAGTGAATGCGTTCGACGATCTGATCGCGACGATGCAGCACGTCCACGATGCCGCCTTCAGTACGCACCATCCCGAGCTGCGTCTGCTGTCGGACCGGCGACTGGAAGAATTGCGTGGACGCATCTTCAATGCGTACGAACGAAGGGCGGATGTCCAACTGGACATCGGCGACCGCGAGGCGACACGTCTGGCGGCCGACAGCTACCTCCGTGCCGCACAGTATGCGGCCAATGTCGGCGGCGACGCTGAAAAACTGAATCGCTGGTCGAAGCGCCAGGCCCGGATGCTGTACCGCGCGGCGGCGGCCCACGCGGCCGTGGAAGACCTCGACCAGGCACGTGAGGCACTTGCGCAGGCAGATAACGTTGCCTGCGATCTCTGGAGTCCGACGGAACGAAACCGGTTCGGCCTGAACCGGGAGCTGAGTACGCGACTGCTGCAGTTGATGGAAGCCGACCACCGCACATCGGTGGCCGACAAGGCGGTCGCCTGGACACTCGACGCCATCGCCGGCTACTCCGACCAACGCCCCCGTCGGGACGACGTCGAGTTCACGCTGTTCTGCGGCACGAAGTTCGTCCAGTACGCATCGCCCGAACGGCGGGCCGACCTGCTGAACTCGCTGGACCAGACGCTCCTCGCCGATCTCAATCTCACGTGGTCCAAGCCTCAGGCGACAGCGCGTCCAACACCCGAGTTTCAGCAGCAGACGACCGAACCGATTCACTCCAAGTGGCGTTACCGATCAGTGCCTCGCACGACCAGAGTCGGGAATTAG